Proteins encoded by one window of Rouxiella chamberiensis:
- a CDS encoding class IV adenylate cyclase: MARNIEIKARIDDFSALYAKLALLSDLPPELVDHDDTFFACSHGRLKLRTLAVDRGQLIFYRREDRAGPKTSFYTISETADPDSLRETLTLAYGSVGRVIKQRTLFMVGQTRLHLDRVKDLGDFLEFEVVLAEHETQAQGIRVAEELLERLDIQRQELIDCAYVDLLRERQSRESSC, encoded by the coding sequence ATGGCTCGCAATATTGAAATAAAAGCAAGAATTGATGATTTTTCAGCGCTTTACGCCAAGTTAGCCTTGCTGTCCGACCTTCCGCCCGAGCTTGTCGATCATGATGATACCTTTTTTGCCTGTTCACACGGGCGGTTGAAGCTGCGGACCCTGGCCGTTGACCGGGGACAACTGATTTTTTATCGGCGCGAAGACAGGGCCGGGCCTAAAACCAGTTTCTATACTATTTCTGAAACCGCCGATCCCGACAGCCTCCGTGAGACGCTGACCCTAGCCTATGGCAGTGTCGGGCGCGTTATCAAGCAGCGCACGCTGTTTATGGTAGGTCAAACCCGTTTACATCTGGATCGCGTCAAAGATTTAGGGGATTTTCTGGAATTCGAAGTGGTATTGGCGGAACATGAAACTCAGGCCCAAGGCATTCGCGTTGCGGAAGAGCTGCTTGAACGCCTGGATATCCAGCGTCAGGAACTGATTGACTGCGCTTATGTGGATTTACTTCGAGAGCGCCAGTCGCGTGAATCTTCCTGTTAG
- a CDS encoding PhzF family phenazine biosynthesis protein codes for MSAKRRFKQVDVFTAQALKGNPLAVILDAEGLQDEQMQAIARWTNLSETTFVLPPQDPAADYRVRIFTPDSELPFAGHPTLGTAHALLESGVTPKTAGQLIQECGVGLVPVSLLSEGGLAFGAPPVEIHALEPAFVPLLEATLNTTPYEAGSEAYVVNMGIRWLVVRMSTADECLQVNVDTAALARLQKQVGVNGIALYGPHLAGKEYDYEVRALLVEQSQLVEDPVTGSANACLARVLAMLYFPDGGQTPQQYRVRQGTCRQRDGRVFVHYEEGQPWIGGQSCTLIDGTLTL; via the coding sequence ATGTCAGCCAAACGTCGTTTTAAACAGGTGGATGTGTTCACCGCACAGGCGCTCAAGGGCAATCCGCTTGCGGTCATCCTTGATGCCGAAGGGTTGCAGGACGAGCAGATGCAGGCGATAGCCCGCTGGACCAATCTTTCTGAAACCACCTTTGTTCTGCCGCCGCAGGATCCCGCCGCCGATTATCGTGTGCGCATCTTTACCCCCGATTCCGAGCTGCCTTTTGCCGGTCATCCTACCCTGGGCACCGCGCATGCCCTGCTGGAATCGGGCGTTACGCCCAAAACCGCCGGTCAACTGATTCAGGAATGTGGCGTGGGGCTGGTTCCCGTCAGCCTACTCTCTGAAGGCGGTCTGGCCTTCGGCGCGCCGCCGGTCGAGATTCATGCGCTCGAGCCGGCTTTTGTTCCGTTGCTCGAGGCAACGCTCAACACCACGCCTTATGAGGCAGGCAGCGAAGCCTATGTGGTGAACATGGGCATTCGCTGGCTGGTCGTGCGTATGAGCACCGCCGATGAGTGCTTGCAGGTCAATGTAGATACCGCCGCACTCGCCCGCCTGCAAAAACAGGTGGGGGTGAACGGTATCGCGCTTTATGGTCCGCATCTTGCCGGCAAGGAGTATGATTATGAGGTGCGTGCCTTGCTGGTGGAGCAGTCGCAGCTGGTGGAAGATCCGGTAACCGGCAGTGCCAACGCCTGTCTGGCCCGTGTGCTGGCGATGCTGTATTTCCCGGATGGCGGCCAGACGCCGCAGCAGTACCGCGTGCGGCAAGGTACCTGCCGCCAGCGTGATGGACGGGTCTTTGTTCATTATGAAGAGGGGCAACCGTGGATTGGCGGCCAATCCTGTACGCTGATTGACGGCACACTCACGCTGTAG
- a CDS encoding lysine N(6)-hydroxylase/L-ornithine N(5)-oxygenase family protein — MTLDLIGVGIGPFNLSLAAMAKDSGQIQSAFFDGNNEFGWHPGMLLPTATMQTYVLQDLVTTVAPRSEFSFINYLVERKKIYRFLATEQLIISRDEFSDYLLWACGKMSNLHFAHSVEKIDFNEREKCFEVHTSKGGYQARNICLGTGHAPWIPETARAAVGKNCFHAAEIELLETDFTGKSVMVVGGGQSGADIVLNTLDGHWGKPAHLGWLSRRPNFQPLDESIFTNEYFTPEYVNYFYTLSEDVRQEEIKTQKLPSDGISYHTLEKIYHHLYHRFDVLQEPRNVSLLPHRSLQGITRTADDRFQLRAVHGLSQCDEHFDADIVILATGYRPGLPAYLEPLLERIPYDGEKHLPLQPNFNLRWDGPENNHIYAVNAGIHSHGSAEGQLTLTAWRSAKIVNHLLGKSHYDISPSQSLVQWWPGA, encoded by the coding sequence ATGACTCTTGATCTTATTGGTGTAGGGATTGGCCCGTTCAATCTTAGTCTGGCGGCGATGGCTAAAGACAGCGGGCAGATTCAAAGTGCTTTTTTCGATGGAAATAACGAGTTCGGCTGGCATCCGGGAATGTTGCTGCCAACCGCCACGATGCAGACCTATGTCCTGCAGGATTTGGTCACCACCGTCGCCCCGCGCAGCGAATTCTCATTTATCAATTATCTGGTCGAACGCAAAAAGATTTACCGCTTTCTGGCGACCGAGCAGTTGATCATCAGTCGTGACGAGTTTTCCGATTATCTGCTCTGGGCCTGCGGCAAGATGTCCAATCTGCACTTTGCGCATTCCGTGGAAAAAATCGATTTCAACGAGCGGGAAAAATGCTTTGAGGTGCACACCTCGAAAGGCGGCTATCAGGCACGCAATATTTGTCTCGGGACCGGTCATGCGCCGTGGATCCCGGAAACGGCACGGGCTGCCGTGGGCAAAAACTGTTTCCACGCGGCTGAAATAGAGCTGCTCGAGACCGATTTTACCGGCAAAAGCGTGATGGTGGTCGGCGGTGGGCAAAGCGGTGCGGATATCGTACTCAACACGCTTGACGGGCACTGGGGCAAACCGGCGCATCTCGGCTGGCTGTCGCGCCGTCCGAATTTTCAGCCGTTGGACGAGTCTATTTTTACCAACGAATATTTCACGCCGGAATACGTCAACTATTTCTATACCCTTTCTGAAGACGTTCGTCAGGAAGAGATAAAAACCCAGAAACTGCCTTCTGACGGCATCAGTTATCATACGCTCGAGAAGATTTACCATCATCTTTATCATCGATTCGATGTTCTTCAGGAGCCGAGAAACGTCTCGCTGCTGCCCCACCGTTCTCTGCAAGGCATTACACGCACCGCGGACGATCGCTTCCAGCTGCGCGCCGTGCATGGCCTGAGCCAGTGCGACGAACATTTTGACGCGGATATCGTGATTCTGGCGACGGGTTATCGACCGGGTTTACCGGCGTACCTCGAACCGCTGCTGGAGAGAATTCCGTACGACGGCGAAAAACATCTGCCGCTACAGCCCAATTTCAACCTGCGTTGGGATGGCCCGGAAAACAATCACATATACGCAGTGAATGCCGGAATCCACAGCCACGGCAGCGCCGAAGGCCAGTTAACGCTGACGGCGTGGCGGTCGGCGAAAATCGTCAATCACCTGCTGGGAAAATCGCATTACGACATTAGTCCCAGCCAGTCACTCGTGCAGTGGTGGCCGGGCGCGTAA